GAAAATCAGCCATGACAATTGCGGCCAAGCATTCCACAACAGGAACAGCTCGAGGAACAATGCACGGATCATGTCGACCCTTTGCCCTCAACTTGATTTCTCGCATCTGTTGCATATCTATCGTATTTTGAGGTTTTGAAATAGTCGGAGTTGGCTTGAATGCTATTTTGAAGGTCACCTCTGCCCCATTTGTGATACCTCCTAGGATGCCACCTGCATCATTCTTGATCCAGACCACTTCCCCGTTGACAATCTTAGCTGAATCATTATGCTCCGAGCCTTTCATTGATGCTGAGTCAAAACCCGAACCAAACTCAATTCCTTTAACTCCGGGTATGCTGAACATTGCGTGACTTATAACACTCTCAATCGAATCAAAGAAAGGTTCTCCCAGTCCTTCGGGAACCCCAGCTACTCTGCATTCTACTATGCCTCCAACTGAGTCCCCATCTTGACTTGCTTTCACAATCTCTCTTCCCATCTCGGATGCACTGTTCATATTGGCACATCGTACAGGATTGGAGTAGACACGTTTCCGAATCCATTCATTGCGTATCTCGGAACTTACACCAACCTCGCCAATTTGTACTGTGTGCGCAAGCACCTCAATTTTTTCCTCCCTTAAGACGCGCTTCGCAAGGCTTCCAGCCATGACCAAACCAGCCGTCATTCTTCCGGAGAAAGTGCCTCCCCCTCTGTGGTCATTATGACCCTTATACTTGACTCGGGCTGTGTAATCTGCGTGTCCTGGTCTCATGATATGCTTGGTCATGTTGTACCACGAACTATCTACGTCTCGATTGGCGATTGTCATGGTTATGGGAGCTCCTGTTGCCTTGCCTTCCAAAACTCCACTATGTATACGG
The Candidatus Thorarchaeota archaeon DNA segment above includes these coding regions:
- the aroC gene encoding chorismate synthase; the protein is MTFSFGQIFRIQLFGESHGECVGVVVEGYPPGLDVTKEEIQMELDRRRPGNSKLASSRRELDRVRIHSGVLEGKATGAPITMTIANRDVDSSWYNMTKHIMRPGHADYTARVKYKGHNDHRGGGTFSGRMTAGLVMAGSLAKRVLREEKIEVLAHTVQIGEVGVSSEIRNEWIRKRVYSNPVRCANMNSASEMGREIVKASQDGDSVGGIVECRVAGVPEGLGEPFFDSIESVISHAMFSIPGVKGIEFGSGFDSASMKGSEHNDSAKIVNGEVVWIKNDAGGILGGITNGAEVTFKIAFKPTPTISKPQNTIDMQQMREIKLRAKGRHDPCIVPRAVPVVECLAAIVMADFLQRAK